A single region of the Streptomyces vilmorinianum genome encodes:
- a CDS encoding IclR family transcriptional regulator: MGRLVPAVTRAMDILELFLSGEEALSAPDVVRRLRLPRTTVHELLTTLAARNYLVAIPEQPGRYRLGVRTYQLGSRYAEQLDLAAEGREVAREVAETCDETVHVALLEDTDVIYVAKVDSTHAVRMVSAAGRRLPAHCTAVGKMLLASLPPGELDSRIDGCELVAMTPNSITDPDALREALAAIRERGIATEHQESNPDVSCVAAPVYGSAGRVVAALSVSVPVIRWSEERESELTELAAKGAADLSVRLGHRGTR; encoded by the coding sequence ATGGGACGCCTCGTTCCCGCGGTGACCAGGGCCATGGACATACTGGAGCTGTTCCTGTCGGGCGAGGAGGCGCTCTCCGCGCCGGACGTCGTCCGCAGGCTCCGGCTTCCGCGCACCACCGTCCACGAGCTGCTCACCACACTGGCCGCCCGCAACTACCTCGTGGCGATCCCCGAACAGCCCGGCCGCTACCGCCTGGGCGTCCGCACGTACCAGCTCGGCAGCCGGTACGCGGAACAGCTCGACCTCGCCGCCGAGGGCCGCGAGGTGGCCCGCGAGGTCGCCGAGACCTGCGACGAGACCGTCCATGTCGCCCTCCTCGAGGACACCGACGTCATCTACGTCGCCAAGGTGGACTCCACGCACGCCGTCCGCATGGTCTCGGCCGCCGGCCGCCGGCTCCCCGCGCACTGCACCGCCGTCGGCAAGATGCTGCTCGCCTCGCTGCCGCCCGGCGAGCTCGACAGCCGTATCGACGGGTGCGAACTCGTCGCGATGACCCCCAACAGCATCACCGATCCCGACGCGCTGCGCGAGGCCCTCGCCGCGATCCGCGAGCGGGGGATCGCGACCGAACACCAGGAGTCCAACCCGGACGTGAGCTGCGTCGCCGCACCCGTGTACGGCAGTGCCGGACGCGTCGTCGCCGCCCTGTCCGTCTCCGTCCCCGTGATCCGGTGGAGCGAGGAGCGGGAGAGCGAGCTCACC
- a CDS encoding mandelate racemase/muconate lactonizing enzyme family protein — MRITGISTHVVGTPWRNLTYVLVHTDEGLTGVGETRMLGHTDALLGYLREAEVNHIAGSDPFAVEDLVRRMKYGDYGRAGEIVMSGIAVVEMACWDIKGKALGVPVWQLLGGKVTDKVKAYANGWYTTERTPEAYHEAARAVMERGYQALKIDPFGTGQFELSHQDTLYAVSLIEAVRDAIGPEAELMLEMHGRFSPATAIRLARELAPFRPAWLEEPVPPENLKALEKVAAKVDIPVATGERIHDRIEFRELFESQAADIIQPDVGHLGGIWETRKLAATAETHYMLVAPHNVGGPVLTAASLQVGFTAPNFKILEHFNDFADADIKQVVKGAPQVVDGFFHLSHAPGLGVEFDAEAAAEFPQQQAHFDLWADGWEQRAPAKGGDR, encoded by the coding sequence GTGCGCATCACGGGAATCAGCACTCATGTCGTCGGAACTCCCTGGCGCAATCTCACCTATGTGCTCGTCCACACCGACGAGGGACTGACCGGTGTCGGCGAGACCCGCATGCTCGGCCACACCGACGCGCTGCTCGGCTATCTCCGCGAGGCCGAGGTCAACCACATCGCCGGATCGGACCCGTTCGCGGTGGAGGATCTCGTCCGCCGCATGAAGTACGGCGACTACGGGCGGGCCGGCGAGATCGTGATGTCGGGCATCGCGGTGGTGGAGATGGCCTGCTGGGACATCAAGGGCAAGGCGCTCGGGGTGCCGGTCTGGCAGCTGCTCGGCGGCAAGGTGACCGACAAGGTCAAGGCGTACGCCAACGGCTGGTACACCACCGAGCGGACCCCGGAGGCGTACCACGAGGCCGCCCGCGCGGTGATGGAGCGCGGCTATCAGGCGCTGAAGATCGACCCGTTCGGCACCGGACAGTTCGAGCTGTCGCACCAGGACACCCTGTACGCGGTCTCGCTGATCGAGGCGGTACGGGACGCCATCGGGCCGGAGGCCGAGCTGATGCTGGAGATGCACGGCCGGTTCTCGCCGGCCACGGCGATCCGGCTGGCCAGGGAGCTCGCGCCGTTCCGGCCCGCCTGGCTGGAGGAGCCGGTCCCGCCGGAGAACCTGAAGGCGCTGGAGAAGGTCGCCGCGAAGGTGGACATCCCGGTCGCGACGGGTGAACGGATCCATGACCGGATCGAGTTCCGCGAGCTGTTCGAGAGCCAGGCCGCCGACATCATCCAGCCGGACGTGGGTCATCTCGGCGGCATCTGGGAGACGCGCAAGCTGGCGGCGACCGCGGAGACCCACTACATGCTGGTCGCCCCGCACAACGTGGGCGGCCCGGTGCTCACCGCCGCCTCGCTCCAAGTGGGCTTCACCGCCCCGAACTTCAAGATCCTGGAGCACTTCAACGACTTCGCGGACGCCGACATCAAGCAGGTGGTGAAGGGCGCCCCCCAGGTGGTGGACGGCTTCTTCCACCTCTCGCACGCGCCGGGTCTGGGCGTCGAGTTCGACGCGGAGGCGGCGGCCGAGTTCCCGCAGCAGCAGGCCCATTTCGACCTGTGGGCGGACGGCTGGGAGCAGCGTGCCCCGGCGAAGGGCGGCGACAGGTGA
- a CDS encoding zinc-dependent alcohol dehydrogenase: MSGAPDGTGYAVVLDAPGRHRLAPHEPAPPGPGEALVRVHASGICGSDREVYQGNRPEGYVRYPLTPGHEWSGTVAAVGTGVPPELVGRKVVGEGFRNCQVCDRCHAGETTLCTAGYDETGFTLPGAMAPTLTLPARLLHPLPDDVDLTAAALLEPAACVAAATLVGAPRPGERVAVIGAGTLGLIAVQLLAASSPAELYVVEPRPERAALAREFGATAVTGPEDLAGSGCAQGCDLVLEAAGAAGSARAATSFARRGGRVVLTGIPAPGALGLDPASLVTDRLTLHTVFGAPPAAWSHAVRAFAAGLLDLAPLVTHELALTEFPRAIELVGSGDPKVGKVLLRP; encoded by the coding sequence GTGAGCGGCGCGCCGGACGGTACGGGGTACGCGGTCGTCCTCGACGCTCCCGGGCGGCACCGGCTCGCCCCCCACGAGCCGGCCCCACCCGGTCCCGGTGAGGCCCTGGTCCGCGTCCACGCGAGCGGCATCTGCGGCAGCGACCGCGAGGTGTACCAGGGCAACCGGCCCGAGGGGTACGTGCGCTATCCCCTCACCCCCGGCCACGAGTGGTCGGGGACCGTCGCCGCGGTCGGCACCGGGGTGCCGCCGGAGCTCGTGGGCAGGAAGGTGGTCGGCGAGGGGTTCCGCAACTGCCAGGTGTGCGACCGGTGCCACGCCGGGGAGACCACGCTGTGCACGGCGGGGTACGACGAGACCGGGTTCACGCTGCCGGGCGCGATGGCTCCGACCCTGACCCTGCCGGCCCGGCTGCTGCACCCGCTGCCGGACGACGTCGATCTGACGGCCGCGGCTCTCCTCGAGCCGGCCGCCTGCGTGGCGGCCGCGACGCTCGTGGGGGCGCCGCGGCCGGGTGAGCGTGTCGCCGTGATCGGCGCCGGGACGCTGGGTCTGATCGCCGTCCAGCTGCTGGCCGCCTCGTCGCCCGCCGAGCTCTACGTGGTCGAGCCCCGCCCGGAACGGGCCGCGCTGGCACGGGAGTTCGGGGCGACCGCGGTGACCGGTCCGGAGGATCTCGCCGGCTCCGGCTGCGCCCAGGGGTGCGATCTGGTCCTCGAGGCCGCGGGGGCGGCCGGCTCCGCCCGCGCCGCCACGAGCTTCGCCCGGCGCGGCGGCAGGGTCGTGCTGACCGGGATCCCCGCCCCCGGGGCGCTCGGCCTGGATCCGGCGTCCCTCGTCACCGATCGCCTGACCCTGCACACCGTCTTCGGCGCGCCGCCCGCCGCCTGGTCCCATGCCGTACGGGCCTTCGCCGCGGGCCTGCTCGACCTCGCGCCGCTGGTCACCCACGAGCTGGCGCTCACCGAGTTCCCCCGGGCGATCGAGCTGGTGGGATCCGGTGACCCGAAGGTCGGCAAGGTGCTGCTGCGGCCCTGA
- the chvE gene encoding multiple monosaccharide ABC transporter substrate-binding protein — protein sequence MRIRRAATTTATTTALATFLALALTACGQSGAGGGKEEKNAGDLTVGIAMPTKSSERWIADGKNMVASLEKYGYKTSLQYGEDDPDQQVSQIENMITQGVDALVVAAIDGRALANVLKQAADAKIPVISYDRLILGSPHVDYYASFDNEKVGELQGGYLVEKLGLKDGSKKGPFNIELFAGSNDDNNTRYFFQGAMNVLQPYIDKKQLVVKSGQTALNQVTTLRWDGGTAQKRMDDLLTSSYAKDRVDAVLSPYDGISIGILSALKSDDYGSASKPLPLVTGQDAEVASVKSIIAGEQTQTVYKDTRELAKVAAQMVNALLDGKKPEVNDTETYDNEKKVVPAYLLDPVSVDKSNYQSVLVDSGYIKASDLN from the coding sequence ATGCGCATCCGCAGAGCCGCCACCACGACCGCCACCACCACCGCGCTCGCGACCTTCCTCGCCCTCGCCCTCACCGCCTGCGGCCAGAGCGGCGCGGGCGGCGGCAAGGAGGAGAAGAACGCCGGGGACCTGACGGTGGGCATCGCCATGCCCACCAAGTCCTCCGAACGCTGGATCGCCGACGGCAAGAACATGGTCGCCAGCCTGGAGAAGTACGGCTACAAGACCTCGCTGCAGTACGGCGAGGACGACCCGGACCAGCAGGTCTCGCAGATCGAGAACATGATCACCCAGGGGGTGGACGCGCTGGTGGTCGCGGCCATCGACGGCCGGGCGCTCGCCAATGTGCTGAAGCAGGCGGCGGACGCCAAGATCCCCGTGATTTCCTACGACCGGCTGATCCTCGGCTCGCCCCACGTCGACTACTACGCCTCCTTCGACAACGAGAAGGTCGGCGAGCTCCAGGGCGGCTACCTCGTCGAGAAGCTGGGTCTGAAGGACGGCAGCAAGAAGGGGCCGTTCAACATCGAGCTGTTCGCCGGCTCGAACGACGACAACAACACCCGCTACTTCTTCCAGGGCGCCATGAACGTCCTGCAGCCGTACATCGACAAGAAGCAGCTGGTCGTGAAGTCCGGCCAGACCGCGCTCAACCAGGTCACCACCCTGCGCTGGGACGGCGGCACCGCCCAGAAGCGCATGGACGACCTGCTCACCTCGTCGTACGCCAAGGACCGCGTGGACGCCGTCCTCTCGCCGTACGACGGCATCTCCATCGGCATCCTGTCGGCGCTGAAGTCCGACGACTACGGCAGCGCGAGCAAGCCGCTCCCCCTGGTCACGGGGCAGGACGCCGAGGTCGCCTCGGTCAAGTCGATCATCGCGGGCGAGCAGACCCAGACCGTCTACAAGGACACCCGCGAACTGGCCAAGGTCGCCGCGCAGATGGTCAACGCGCTGCTCGACGGCAAGAAGCCCGAGGTCAACGACACCGAGACGTACGACAACGAGAAGAAGGTCGTGCCGGCCTATCTCCTGGACCCGGTGAGCGTCGACAAGAGCAACTACCAGAGCGTGCTGGTGGATTCCGGCTACATCAAGGCCAGCGACCTCAACTAG
- the mmsA gene encoding multiple monosaccharide ABC transporter ATP-binding protein: protein MAGPVLEMRSIIKTFPGVKALSDVSLTVRAGEVHAICGENGAGKSTLMKVLSGVHPHGSYEGEILFQGEPCRFKDIGASEKRGIVIIHQELALVPYLSIAENIFLGNEHATRGMISWDRTLEHAAALLRRVGLNEHPQTRVADIGVGKQQLVEIAKALAKEVKLLILDEPTAALNDEDSGKLLGLIEELRDQGITSIIISHKLNEIARIADSVTIIRDGRSIETLDVKAPETTEDRIIRGMVGRDLDHRFPERTPHTPERGAAPALEIRDWTVHHPIDQHRKVVDGVSLSVRRGEIVGIAGLMGAGRTELAMSVFGRSYGRYGGGTVLKDGVEIRTRTVPEAVGHGIAYVTEDRKHYGLHLIDTINRNVSLSALPKVARRGIVDEHEERRVSEGFRRTMNIKAPTVFEPVGKLSGGNQQKVVLSKWIFAGPDVLILDEPTRGIDVGAKYEIYTVVDRLAAEGKAVLFISSELPELLGMCDRIYTMAAGRLTGEVPRAEATQELLMRHMTKDTVSPVSPKDRNKR from the coding sequence ATGGCGGGACCCGTCCTGGAAATGCGTTCGATCATCAAGACCTTTCCCGGCGTCAAGGCGCTGTCGGACGTCTCCCTCACCGTCCGTGCGGGCGAGGTCCACGCCATCTGCGGGGAGAACGGCGCCGGCAAGTCGACGCTGATGAAGGTCCTCAGTGGCGTTCATCCGCACGGCAGTTACGAGGGCGAGATCCTCTTCCAGGGCGAGCCGTGCCGGTTCAAGGACATCGGGGCGAGCGAGAAGCGCGGCATCGTGATCATCCACCAGGAGCTCGCCCTGGTGCCCTACCTCTCCATCGCGGAGAACATCTTCCTCGGCAACGAGCACGCCACCCGGGGAATGATCAGCTGGGACAGGACACTGGAGCACGCGGCGGCGCTGCTGCGACGGGTGGGCCTGAACGAGCATCCGCAGACCCGGGTCGCCGACATCGGCGTCGGCAAGCAGCAGCTGGTGGAGATCGCCAAGGCGCTCGCCAAGGAGGTGAAGCTGCTGATCCTCGACGAGCCGACGGCCGCGCTCAACGACGAGGACAGTGGCAAACTCCTGGGCCTGATCGAGGAGTTGAGGGATCAGGGCATCACCTCGATCATCATCTCGCACAAGCTCAACGAGATCGCGCGGATCGCGGACTCGGTGACGATCATCCGGGACGGCCGGTCCATCGAGACCCTCGATGTGAAGGCCCCGGAGACCACCGAGGATCGGATCATCCGCGGCATGGTGGGCCGCGATCTCGACCACCGCTTCCCCGAGCGCACCCCGCACACACCGGAGAGGGGCGCGGCACCGGCCCTGGAGATCCGGGACTGGACCGTGCACCACCCGATCGACCAGCACCGCAAGGTCGTCGACGGCGTGTCGTTGTCCGTGCGGCGCGGGGAGATCGTCGGCATCGCGGGCCTGATGGGCGCGGGCCGCACCGAGCTGGCCATGAGCGTCTTCGGGCGCAGCTACGGCCGGTACGGGGGCGGCACGGTCCTCAAGGACGGCGTGGAGATCCGTACGCGTACGGTCCCCGAGGCGGTCGGGCACGGCATCGCGTACGTCACCGAGGACCGCAAGCACTACGGGCTCCATCTGATCGACACCATCAACCGCAATGTCTCGCTGAGCGCCCTGCCCAAGGTCGCCCGGCGCGGCATCGTCGACGAGCACGAGGAGCGCCGGGTCTCGGAGGGCTTCCGCCGGACCATGAACATCAAGGCGCCGACCGTCTTCGAGCCGGTGGGCAAGCTCTCGGGCGGCAACCAGCAGAAGGTCGTGCTCAGCAAGTGGATCTTCGCGGGTCCCGATGTCCTCATCCTGGACGAGCCGACCCGCGGGATCGACGTGGGTGCCAAGTACGAGATCTACACGGTCGTCGACCGGCTGGCCGCCGAGGGCAAGGCGGTCCTCTTCATCTCCTCGGAACTCCCCGAGCTGCTCGGCATGTGCGACCGCATCTACACCATGGCCGCGGGCCGGCTCACCGGTGAAGTGCCCCGCGCCGAGGCGACGCAGGAGCTGCTGATGCGGCACATGACCAAGGACACCGTCTCCCCGGTGTCCCCGAAGGACAGGAACAAGAGGTAG
- the mmsB gene encoding multiple monosaccharide ABC transporter permease, translating into MSTDLTAGPKADPSPGDPAGSGPGVGRLILDGLRGNMRQYGMLIALGLIVALFAVWTGGDLLLPRNVSNLVLQNSYILILAIGMMIVIISGHIDLSVGSLTAFIGALAAVLMVEHRMAWPLAVVLVLLLGAAAGAMQGFFIAYLGIPSFIVTLAGMLLFRGLTEIFLKGQTIGPFPDGLQTVSNGFLPEVGPRTNYHNLTLLLGLALMVFVVWQEVRDRRRQREFALEVPPAGLFALKLGALIATVLVFTLLLASYKGAPVVLLILAALLVGFGYVMRNAIVGRHVYAIGGNLPAAKLSGVKDKKVTFLVFLNMGMLAALAGLVFAARFNAASPKAGINFELEAIAASFIGGASMSGGVGTVLGAIIGGLVLGVLNNGMNLVGIGTDWQQVIKGMVLLAAVGFDVWNKRKVGS; encoded by the coding sequence ATGAGCACCGATCTCACGGCCGGGCCGAAGGCCGACCCCTCGCCCGGTGACCCCGCGGGCTCCGGCCCCGGCGTCGGCCGGCTGATCCTCGACGGACTGCGCGGCAACATGCGGCAGTACGGCATGCTGATCGCGCTCGGCCTGATCGTGGCCCTGTTCGCGGTATGGACGGGCGGCGATCTGCTGCTGCCGCGCAATGTCTCCAACCTGGTCCTGCAGAACAGCTACATCCTGATCCTGGCCATCGGCATGATGATCGTCATCATCTCGGGCCACATCGACCTGTCGGTCGGCTCGCTCACCGCGTTCATCGGCGCGCTGGCGGCGGTGCTGATGGTCGAACACCGGATGGCGTGGCCGCTGGCCGTGGTCCTCGTCCTCCTGCTGGGCGCGGCGGCGGGCGCGATGCAGGGCTTCTTCATCGCGTATCTCGGCATACCGTCGTTCATCGTGACCCTCGCGGGCATGCTCCTCTTCCGCGGTCTCACCGAGATCTTCCTCAAGGGCCAGACGATCGGGCCGTTCCCCGACGGGCTGCAGACGGTCTCCAACGGCTTCCTCCCGGAGGTCGGGCCGCGGACCAACTACCACAATCTGACGCTCCTCCTGGGCCTGGCGCTGATGGTCTTCGTCGTGTGGCAGGAGGTGCGCGACCGCCGGCGCCAGCGGGAGTTCGCTCTCGAGGTGCCGCCGGCCGGGCTCTTCGCGCTCAAGCTGGGCGCGCTGATCGCCACGGTCCTGGTCTTCACCCTGCTGCTGGCCAGCTACAAGGGCGCGCCGGTGGTGCTGCTGATCCTCGCCGCGCTGCTCGTCGGCTTCGGCTACGTCATGCGCAACGCGATCGTGGGACGTCATGTGTACGCGATCGGGGGGAACCTGCCCGCGGCCAAGCTGTCCGGCGTGAAGGACAAGAAGGTCACCTTCCTGGTCTTCCTCAACATGGGCATGCTCGCCGCGCTGGCCGGACTGGTCTTCGCCGCCCGGTTCAACGCGGCCTCGCCCAAGGCCGGCATCAACTTCGAACTGGAGGCGATCGCCGCCTCGTTCATCGGCGGAGCGTCGATGAGCGGCGGCGTCGGCACGGTCCTGGGCGCCATCATCGGCGGTCTGGTGCTCGGTGTGCTCAACAACGGCATGAACCTCGTCGGGATCGGCACCGACTGGCAGCAGGTCATCAAGGGCATGGTGCTGCTCGCGGCGGTCGGCTTCGACGTGTGGAACAAGCGCAAGGTCGGTTCGTAG
- a CDS encoding serine/threonine-protein kinase yields MSGQQPDRGGASQIFQPLAGDDPTTVAGYRLAAKLGAGGMGKVYLSYTPGGRAVAIKVIRPEFGDDPEFRRRFAQEVQSAQRVQGLFTAPVIDADTDGPRPWLATAYVPGPSLADAVVAHGALPVETVLLLIAGMAEALQVIHGAGIVHRDLKPSNVLLAADGPRVIDFGIAYAADATSLTGSGVAIGTPSFMAPEQAAGRRVTPATDIFALGQVAAYAATGTPAFGEGTSHGVLYRIVHEEPDLSRVPERLAELVTRTLAKDPEARPSVAEVIALCQSANAETVLRRPEDWLPSTVAADITVRTAAPAPDRTPPPPGYSPTAPAIPSAAYSPTAPATPTPVPVPVPVPAPGLFPTAPATPVHARPYPYGAPVPPGPAPRPSASAGKRGVLIALAAALVFGVAGGATAYVLLKDKDKDQGRQTQGGGAPQGDQKGTGSARPSATPSARPQPKPAAYKGIDLTAGYHLTLGDDDVRPQDGEDGGYELSYDTGGYLDAESSGGSLVLLDAGQEGSLAACRADTRYTQEVYVDKLSKGRQVCVTTGTGHIGLVTVRGFSAEDSPSTYLTLDLTVWRDAAGSSSNG; encoded by the coding sequence ATGAGTGGTCAGCAGCCGGACCGGGGCGGGGCCTCGCAGATCTTCCAGCCACTGGCCGGGGACGATCCGACCACCGTCGCCGGCTACCGGCTGGCCGCGAAGCTCGGCGCGGGCGGCATGGGCAAGGTGTATCTGTCGTACACGCCCGGTGGGCGGGCCGTCGCCATCAAGGTGATCCGCCCCGAGTTCGGCGACGACCCGGAGTTCCGGCGCCGGTTCGCGCAGGAGGTGCAGTCGGCGCAGCGCGTGCAGGGGCTGTTCACGGCGCCGGTCATCGACGCGGACACCGACGGCCCGCGGCCCTGGCTGGCGACGGCGTACGTGCCCGGGCCCTCGCTCGCCGACGCCGTCGTGGCCCATGGCGCGCTGCCGGTCGAGACGGTCCTGCTGCTGATCGCCGGCATGGCCGAGGCCCTGCAGGTCATCCATGGCGCGGGCATCGTGCACCGTGACCTCAAGCCGTCCAACGTCCTGCTCGCCGCCGACGGGCCCCGCGTCATCGACTTCGGCATCGCCTACGCCGCCGACGCGACCTCCCTCACGGGCAGCGGCGTCGCCATCGGTACGCCGTCGTTCATGGCCCCCGAGCAGGCCGCGGGGCGCCGGGTGACCCCGGCCACCGACATCTTCGCCCTGGGGCAGGTGGCCGCGTACGCGGCGACGGGCACGCCGGCGTTCGGCGAGGGGACCTCGCACGGCGTGCTCTACCGGATCGTCCATGAGGAGCCGGATCTCAGCCGGGTCCCCGAGCGGCTGGCGGAGCTGGTCACCCGCACGCTCGCGAAGGACCCCGAGGCCAGGCCGTCGGTCGCCGAGGTCATCGCCCTGTGCCAGTCCGCGAACGCGGAGACGGTGCTGCGCCGCCCCGAGGACTGGCTGCCGAGCACGGTGGCCGCCGACATCACCGTACGTACGGCAGCCCCGGCCCCCGACCGGACCCCGCCGCCCCCGGGGTACTCCCCCACGGCGCCGGCCATCCCCTCCGCGGCGTACTCCCCGACGGCACCGGCCACCCCGACGCCGGTGCCGGTGCCGGTGCCGGTGCCGGCACCCGGCCTCTTCCCCACCGCGCCCGCGACCCCGGTCCACGCGCGGCCGTACCCCTATGGCGCGCCCGTGCCCCCGGGGCCCGCGCCCCGGCCGTCGGCGAGCGCGGGCAAGCGCGGTGTGCTCATCGCCCTCGCCGCCGCGCTCGTCTTCGGTGTCGCCGGGGGTGCGACGGCGTACGTCCTGCTCAAGGACAAGGACAAGGACCAGGGGCGGCAGACGCAGGGCGGCGGCGCGCCGCAGGGCGACCAGAAGGGCACCGGGTCCGCGCGGCCCAGCGCGACGCCGAGCGCCAGGCCCCAGCCGAAGCCGGCCGCGTACAAGGGGATCGACCTCACCGCCGGGTACCACCTGACGCTCGGGGACGACGACGTCCGGCCCCAGGACGGCGAGGACGGCGGGTACGAGCTCTCGTACGACACCGGCGGCTATCTCGACGCGGAGAGCAGCGGCGGGAGCCTCGTCCTGCTCGACGCGGGACAGGAGGGGTCGCTCGCCGCCTGCCGGGCGGACACCCGCTACACCCAGGAGGTCTATGTGGACAAGCTGTCGAAGGGCCGTCAGGTCTGTGTCACCACGGGCACGGGGCACATCGGGCTGGTCACCGTCCGGGGCTTCTCCGCCGAGGACTCCCCCAGCACCTACCTGACGCTGGACCTGACCGTCTGGCGTGACGCCGCCGGCTCCTCCTCGAACGGCTGA
- a CDS encoding glyceraldehyde-3-phosphate dehydrogenase produces MTVNDDSFTNWKNREEIAESMIPIIGKLHREQDVTVLLHSRSLVNKSVVSILKTHRFARQIAGEELSVTETMPFLQALTTLDLGPSQIDIGMLAATYRTDDRGLSVEAFTAEAVAGATGANKIERRDGRDVVLYGFGRIGRLVARLLIEKAGSGNGLRLRAIVVRQGGDQDIVKRASLLRRDSIHGQFQGTITVDETTNTIIANGNAIKVIYANDPSEVDYTAYGIKDAILIDNTGKWRDREGLSKHLRPGIDKVVLTAPGKGDVPNIVHGVNHDTIKPDEQVLSCASCTTNAIVPPLKAMDDEFGVLRGHVETVHSFTNDQNLLDNYHKADRRGRSAPLNMVITETGAASAVAKALPDLKAPITGSSIRVPVPDVSIAILSLRLGRETTREEVLEYLRDVSLHSPLKRQIDFTTAPDAVSMDFVGSRHASIVDAGATKVDGDNAILYLWYDNEFGYSCQVIRVVQHVSGVEYPTYPAPLV; encoded by the coding sequence GTGACTGTCAATGACGACTCGTTCACCAACTGGAAGAACCGCGAAGAGATCGCGGAGTCGATGATCCCGATCATCGGGAAGCTGCACCGGGAGCAGGACGTGACCGTCCTCCTCCACAGCCGTTCCTTGGTGAACAAGTCGGTGGTCAGCATTCTGAAGACTCACCGATTCGCCCGGCAGATCGCGGGTGAGGAGCTCTCGGTCACCGAGACGATGCCGTTCCTGCAGGCCCTCACCACGCTCGATCTCGGCCCTTCGCAGATCGACATCGGCATGCTCGCCGCGACGTACAGGACCGACGACCGCGGTCTGTCGGTCGAGGCGTTCACCGCCGAGGCCGTCGCCGGCGCCACGGGCGCCAACAAGATCGAGCGCCGTGACGGCCGCGACGTCGTCCTCTACGGCTTCGGTCGCATCGGCCGGCTCGTCGCCCGCCTGCTCATCGAGAAGGCCGGCTCCGGCAACGGTCTGCGGCTGCGCGCCATCGTCGTCCGCCAGGGCGGGGACCAGGACATCGTGAAGCGCGCCTCGCTGCTGCGCCGCGACTCCATCCACGGGCAGTTCCAGGGCACGATCACCGTCGACGAGACGACCAACACGATCATCGCCAACGGCAACGCGATCAAGGTGATCTACGCCAACGACCCGTCCGAGGTCGACTACACGGCGTACGGCATCAAGGACGCCATCCTGATCGACAACACCGGCAAGTGGCGTGACCGCGAGGGCCTGTCGAAGCACCTGCGCCCCGGCATCGACAAGGTCGTCCTGACCGCCCCCGGCAAGGGCGACGTGCCCAACATCGTGCACGGCGTCAACCACGACACGATCAAGCCGGACGAGCAGGTCCTGTCCTGCGCCTCCTGCACCACCAACGCGATCGTCCCGCCGCTGAAGGCCATGGACGACGAGTTCGGTGTCCTGCGCGGTCACGTGGAGACCGTCCACTCGTTCACCAACGACCAGAACCTGCTGGACAACTACCACAAGGCCGACCGCCGCGGCCGCTCCGCGCCGCTCAACATGGTCATCACCGAGACCGGTGCCGCGTCCGCCGTCGCCAAGGCGCTGCCCGACCTCAAGGCCCCGATCACCGGCAGCTCGATCCGCGTGCCGGTGCCGGACGTCTCGATCGCGATCCTGAGCCTGCGCCTGGGCCGCGAGACCACCCGCGAGGAGGTCCTCGAGTACCTCCGCGACGTCTCGCTGCACTCGCCGCTGAAGCGCCAGATCGACTTCACCACGGCCCCCGACGCCGTCTCCATGGACTTCGTCGGCTCGCGCCACGCCTCGATCGTCGACGCCGGCGCGACCAAGGTCGACGGCGACAACGCGATCCTGTACCTGTGGTACGACAACGAGTTCGGCTACTCGTGCCAGGTCATCCGCGTGGTCCAGCACGTCTCCGGGGTGGAGTACCCGACCTACCCGGCCCCGCTGGTCTGA